In the Haloarcula salinisoli genome, ATGGCGTCTTCCTCGACGTCGCTCCACTCCGGGGGTTCGTCTGCCGCCGGCTTGTCCGAGTCGGACGAGCCGCGACGGCGTGTGTGCATTCGTGCCATAGTTTTCGTTGGAACCGCACGAACCGCTCGTCGCTGCCGGTAGCGAGGCGTATCGGCTGTAGGACGATTCCTACGATGCCAAACACGGCCGCAATCCCGAGCCGTGGAATCCCACGGCGTGTCAGATTTGCGGTCGTGCTGTTCCCATGGGATGGTCGTTGGTCCCGGGATTAAACCGTTTCCATCTCGATGTCGGACACCCGCCAGCGAGGCAGTATATATATCTACTGGCCATTATGCGTCTCGATAGAGAGTGTGTTTTTATACATAACCAACCTGATTTATAATATTAGTGCTACGTGGTGTGTCGGGTCGACGAGGGCAGAGCAGCCCGATAGCGCTGGTGCTAATCTTCGCACTGGTCATCGGTGCGACGACGGTGATGCTGGTGGTCGGCGGACTGGCCATAACGGACACGCAAGACCAACTGAACGCCCAGTCTGCCGAGAAAGCGATGACGCAACTGGATTCCCAGGCGTCACTCGTCGCACTGGGCCAATCGCAGCGTCAGGTGGTCGAATTCGGCACGGCAGGAGACGGTGACTACCGTCTGAACGAGACCGCCGGGCAGATGACGATTACGCACAGAACCCGGAGCGGCACCGATACCATACTGCAGAAAGACCTCGGCAAGGTCTACTACGAGGGCGGCGGCACCGAAATCGCGTATCAGGGCGGCGGCGTCTGGCGGTCGGACGGCGACGGGAACGCGGTGATGATCTCGCCACCGGAGTTCCACTACAGGGATGCGACCCTGACGCTTCCGGTCGTAACGGTCGATGGAGAGAACTACCTCGGTGACAGCGCGGCCATCACCAACAACGACACCCAGAAAGCCTATCCCGTCGGTGACGACGTGAACCCGGTGGACTCCGGACTCGTCACCGTCAGCGTCCAGAGCGAGTTCTATCGCGCGTGGGGGAACTACTTCCACGAGCGAACCTCCGGCTCAGTCGACTACGACCACGCCAACAATACGGCTACGGTGGCTCTCACCGTTGAGACCGAGGAACAGACGGTCGACGCGGGGGTGATCTCCGGCGGAACGGGGACCACAATCACGTACAAGAATAAAGGTGATTTCGATAGTTACAATTCCTCAGTAGGAGATTACGAGAGTTCAAACGGAGAGCGGGGCGCTATCTACACCGCAGGAAACATCGAGCTGAAAAATAAGGTGGATCTCCGGGGTAGTCTGATAGCAGAAGGCCAAATTACGTTTCAGGGGTCCAAGCAAACGATTACCGGAGACCTGGAGTACGTGGATGGAAACTTCGATGAAGCGAACGAAGGCGAACACGTCGAGGGGACAATATCGAAAGGGGCGGATGTTCCTGAGACCGTCGCGGTCGATGGTCTAATCGACGAGAAAGAAAGCGTTCTCACGTCCGACAACGACAACACCACCCATCCAAATACTATCGAGACTCTCAACACGGAATCGACCCGTACCTGTAACCCGTGTAATCTGACGGCAGGAGGATATTATCTGGAAAGTTTCGAACCTGGCTCCGGACAGACTGTGTACCTGAAACCGGAAGATGGAACGATCGATATGTATGTCGA is a window encoding:
- a CDS encoding DUF7289 family protein — its product is MSGRRGQSSPIALVLIFALVIGATTVMLVVGGLAITDTQDQLNAQSAEKAMTQLDSQASLVALGQSQRQVVEFGTAGDGDYRLNETAGQMTITHRTRSGTDTILQKDLGKVYYEGGGTEIAYQGGGVWRSDGDGNAVMISPPEFHYRDATLTLPVVTVDGENYLGDSAAITNNDTQKAYPVGDDVNPVDSGLVTVSVQSEFYRAWGNYFHERTSGSVDYDHANNTATVALTVETEEQTVDAGVISGGTGTTITYKNKGDFDSYNSSVGDYESSNGERGAIYTAGNIELKNKVDLRGSLIAEGQITFQGSKQTITGDLEYVDGNFDEANEGEHVEGTISKGADVPETVAVDGLIDEKESVLTSDNDNTTHPNTIETLNTESTRTCNPCNLTAGGYYLESFEPGSGQTVYLKPEDGTIDMYVEGEFAPADNVHIEVIGDGRVNVYLDKDLSLGKNTTITNDGDDASQFWIYMNPDRDAELQGGSNDPDNVDYTGVIYGPGRGDQAGVDISIDNNDDIFGAVVGNLYDVANKGNIHYDEALTDTTAIAGGETTRPSLTYLHISENSVNVTSD